The Labilibaculum sp. sequence CCATGCTTCAGGCTTAGCTGAAAACCATTGTTTTACTTTTGCCCAGTTGCCCTGAAAAAAATCTGAATTGCGGTAAGTATTTAAATCATCCTCCGATTTCCAATGACTTACAGTGAAGAACACCGATGGATTTGATACGTCCTGCAGAATTTCAAGATAAGAACAGCCAGGAAAAGCGATAATATCCTCTTTTTCACCTGATGTAAGTTTTTTGAATTCTTGAATGTGCTGAAGTCGGATTTCCAGCTTTACAAATCTAATGATCATGGAGTTTGATTCTAATATCGGAGTTAATATCCAGTTGTAATAGTTCAGCTAAATTGCCTTTGTTTATCGCTATTTCCAGTAATCCTGACGAGTTGAAGAGCGCCAGGAAATCACCTTCAGAAGTTTCGTGGTAGTTCTGGTTGATTTTAGTAATCCGGTAGTGGTTGCTTTGTACCAAAATTTCAAAATCTCTTTCCTGACGGACAGATTCAAACAATTCTTTTGAAATATTTGTGGTTATATTCCCATACGAATCAATATAAATGATTTGTCCGGTAATTGTTCCTTTCTGAATTAACGCGCGGATTGGAACCAATCGGTACAATTCTTTATGGATGGATCCCAGTTTTGAAAGATTGTTGTATTTAATAATGTGGGAAGCCGCTTTGGCGAATACATCCAGTTCCGGAAAAGTATGAAATTGATCTTCCTTTTCAATATTTTCGATGCGTACAATTTCTTCAGGATCGCCTTTCATTACCAGGCTAAAAATACCATTGTCGGCACCAATAAAATAATGATCCTGATATTTTACAACTACGTGCGGATGTTCCGGTGTTTCTTCTGATTTAACTCCAATAATATGAATACTTCCTTTTGGAAAATGGACAAAGGCATTTTTTATAATAAAAGATGTCTGAGATATATTGTAGTTATCAACATTGTGACTTAAATCGACCAATTGTGCTCCCGGACAGATAGATAAGAGGCGACCCTTAAGTGCCCCCAGATAGTAATCGCGGTGCTGCCAATCGGTAGTTAAACTTATTATTGTCATAAATGGATCTAATTTTAAAGAGAAAGAGGTTTACTGCAAACGAAAATATATTCATATTTCTCTTAGGTACAGCTAAACAAATCAGAATAAATAATTAATTTGTAGACTCAAAAGTAATGAATATTGTACGGAATATATGATTGAAAAGAGCATATCTTTAGGGGTAATTGATCCTCTTGAATTTTATGGAATTAATAATTCAAAATTGGTCGTTTTAAAGGAGATGTTTCCAAAATTGAATATTGTAGGGAGAGGGAATGAAATATTTGCCAGCGGCGAAGAAAAGATTCTGAATTTATTTGAAATGAAAGTGAATCTTTTGATTCAGCACTACAACCAATACAACGTTCTTACGCTGGCCAATATAAAACGAATTGTGTTGGAAAATACTCCGGATATACAGAATCCTGATGATCCTAAAAGCGTTATTCTTTTTGGTAATAATGGGAAAATTATTCGTGCCCGCACTGCTAATCAAAAAAAGCTGGTCGAAAAATCGGCAAAAAACGATATGATTTTTGCTGTTGGTCCTGCCGGATCGGGAAAAACCTATACTGCAATTGCCTTGGCTGTTAAAGCCCTGCGTAATTCTGAGGTGAGAAAGATTATTTTGAGTCGGCCTGCAGTGGAGGCAGGAGAGAATCTGGGTTTCCTTCCCGGAGATTTAAAAGAGAAAATTGATCCTTATTTACAGCCCTTATATGATGCTTTGCTGGATATGATTCCGCCACGTAAACTAGCCGATTATCTGGAAGCAGAAATTATTCAAATTGCCCCCTTGGCTTATATGCGCGGAAGAACTTTGAACGAGGCTTTTGTTATTTTAGATGAGGCACAAAATACCACAACCAAGCAGTTAAAAATGTTTTTAACCCGTATGGGAACCAGTGGTAAGTTTATGATTACAGGCGATATCACGCAAATAGATTTGCCCAGAAAACAACAATCCGGATTGGTTCAGGCCTTTCGGATTTTAAAGGACATCAAAGGAATAGCAATGGTTGAGTTTGATAAATCGGATATAATTCGACACCGATTGGTGAAAGAGATTGTAGCAGCCTACGAAATTGAAGAGGAAAAGGAAGAAAAAAAGAGGGAGAAAAAGGAATAAATCGATTATCTTCGCGCTTAAATATAAACCGTTTTATAAATTATTAGAATTTTTGGAGCAATGAAAGAAGCAATTGTTAAAACAGATTTTAATTTCCCGAATCAAAAGAATCTTTACGTAGGTAAGGTAAGAGACGTTTATAATATTAACGATGAGTATCTTGCTATGGTTGTTTCTGATCGTATTTCAGCTTTTGATGTTGTATTACCTGAAGGTATTCCTTTTAAGGGACAGGTATTGAATCAAATTGCTACCCGCTTTTTAGATGCAACATCCGATATCGTTCCAAACTGGAAAATTGCGACTCCTGATCCAATGGTAACAATTGGTCATATGGCTGAGCCATTTATGGTTGAGATGGTAATTAGAGGATATTTAACCGGTCATGCATGGAGAGAATACAAAGCAGGAAAACGTATGCTTTGCGGTGTCTCATTGCCTGAAGGAATGAAAGAAAATCAGAAATTCGAAAAACCGATCATCACGCCAACTACTAAGGCTATGGAAGGTCACGATGAAGATATTTCCAGGGAAGAAATTTTAAAACAAGGCATTGTATCTGAAGAGGATTACGAGATGCTTGAAAAATATACTCAGGCTTTGTTTGCCAGAGGAACTGAGATTGCTGCCGAAAAAGGTCTGATTTTGGTTGATACAAAATATGAATTTGGTAAAAAAGATGGTGTGATCTATCTGATTGATGAGATTCATACTCCGGATTCATCCCGTTACTTTTATTCGGAAGGATATGCTGAGCGTTTGGCTAAGAATGAGCCGCAAAAGCAATTGTCGAAAGAGTTTGTTCGCGAATGGCTGATGGAGAATGGTTTTCAAGGTAAAGAGGGACAAAAAGTGCCCGAAATGACTGAAGAAAAAGTAAATCAGATTTCGGAGCGTTACATTGAGTTGTACGAGCAGATTATTGGAGAGAAATTTATTAAAGCAGATGCAAAAGATATTAATGCCAGAATCGAAAAGAATATTTCAGATTGCCTGAAGACTTTGAAATAGGTTTTAGACAATAAAAAGCAGAGTATAAAAAACAAAACCGAAATCCATTACAGATTTCGGTTTTGTTTTTAGATCATTTGTTTGGGGATCTATAAAATCATCCGCCAACCCGTTTTACCTGATAACCTTCCGCTTTTAAAAGCTCCATAATTTTATCGCGGTGATCGCCTTGAATTAAGATTTCTCCATCTTTAGCAGAACCGCCGCCGCCACATTTGCTTTTTAAAATTTTCCCCAATTCTTTTAAATCATCAGGCGTACCAACAAAACCTTCAATTAAAGTAACAACCTTACCTTTTCTTTGTTTTTTGTCCAGTAATACTCTTAACTTTTGTTTGTTCGGAGCTAAGGTTTCTTCTACCGATTCATCATCGTATTCGTAGTTGTAATCGGGGTTCGTTGAGTAAACGATATTTTTTTTGCTTTTTGCCATTTTAATAAAGTATGTTAGTAATTAGTACACAATAACTGATTAAAATGGGTATTTCACCACGAAGCACCAGTTATTTATTACTATCAGAACAAAGATATTTAAAATTTAGCTTTATAAGTTGTTCGGTTCACGAAATAGATGATGGAGCCAACAAAAGGGATGAAGACAACCAGTAGAATCCATATAAGTCTGTTGATTCCTAATAAATCCCGTCGGAGGATATCAACAATTGCGATTACCGGAAGTAAAATTCCTATGAGTTTGGTTAATAGCCAAATGTCAAATAGTATGGATAAGATCATTATTTTTTTTATTTGTGAAATGCTGGTGCAAAACTTGAATGTAATTATTTGCCGGCACAATCTACACATTTCTTACTTTCAGGCATAATCATGATTCTTCCGATGGGAATAGTTATTCCACATTTTATGCATTTCCCAAAATCATCCGAATCAATATTCTTGAAAGATTCTTTTAATGCTGAAAGCTGAATTTCCTTTTTACGCAAAGCTGCCTCATTCACACTCTTGTTGTTTATTGCATCCATTCGGCTAACTCTGCCAATGGCACAATCCGGCGAAATAGGTTGGGTTAAATCCTTTAGAATTACAATTTCATTTTCAAGTCTTAAAATTCTATCGATAATTTGTATTACGATTTGAATTCTATTTTTATCAGGCATAAATTACTGTTGTATTGAAGATCAAATTAAAAGAATAAAGGTAGAATTAAAAAGTATTTTGTTCTTTCCGTATCGTTGTGAATGATTTATTTCGTTGACTATTTAGATTCATTCTAAAGTATTTTAGCAGGCTAATTTATATGTATTTGGCTAGGCTGGAATCCTACTTCTTTATACTTTTGAATTGTAAATATGTGCTGTAATATCAGTATGGAATCGATTGCGAATCAGATCTTTTGAGTTGTGGTGTTGCAGTTGTTTAGCATTTTATTCATTCATTTATTTAAGAAAAGTAATGAACAAGATAGTTGAAAAAGAGAATTTTTCAGAAAAAGTAGTGAAAATTGTGGTTGAGGCACCTTTAATTGCTAAGGCCCGCAAACCGGGTAATTTTGTAATT is a genomic window containing:
- a CDS encoding antibiotic biosynthesis monooxygenase; amino-acid sequence: MIIRFVKLEIRLQHIQEFKKLTSGEKEDIIAFPGCSYLEILQDVSNPSVFFTVSHWKSEDDLNTYRNSDFFQGNWAKVKQWFSAKPEAWSLSNHHRY
- a CDS encoding SAM-dependent chlorinase/fluorinase, yielding MTIISLTTDWQHRDYYLGALKGRLLSICPGAQLVDLSHNVDNYNISQTSFIIKNAFVHFPKGSIHIIGVKSEETPEHPHVVVKYQDHYFIGADNGIFSLVMKGDPEEIVRIENIEKEDQFHTFPELDVFAKAASHIIKYNNLSKLGSIHKELYRLVPIRALIQKGTITGQIIYIDSYGNITTNISKELFESVRQERDFEILVQSNHYRITKINQNYHETSEGDFLALFNSSGLLEIAINKGNLAELLQLDINSDIRIKLHDH
- a CDS encoding PhoH family protein, which encodes MIEKSISLGVIDPLEFYGINNSKLVVLKEMFPKLNIVGRGNEIFASGEEKILNLFEMKVNLLIQHYNQYNVLTLANIKRIVLENTPDIQNPDDPKSVILFGNNGKIIRARTANQKKLVEKSAKNDMIFAVGPAGSGKTYTAIALAVKALRNSEVRKIILSRPAVEAGENLGFLPGDLKEKIDPYLQPLYDALLDMIPPRKLADYLEAEIIQIAPLAYMRGRTLNEAFVILDEAQNTTTKQLKMFLTRMGTSGKFMITGDITQIDLPRKQQSGLVQAFRILKDIKGIAMVEFDKSDIIRHRLVKEIVAAYEIEEEKEEKKREKKE
- a CDS encoding phosphoribosylaminoimidazolesuccinocarboxamide synthase gives rise to the protein MKEAIVKTDFNFPNQKNLYVGKVRDVYNINDEYLAMVVSDRISAFDVVLPEGIPFKGQVLNQIATRFLDATSDIVPNWKIATPDPMVTIGHMAEPFMVEMVIRGYLTGHAWREYKAGKRMLCGVSLPEGMKENQKFEKPIITPTTKAMEGHDEDISREEILKQGIVSEEDYEMLEKYTQALFARGTEIAAEKGLILVDTKYEFGKKDGVIYLIDEIHTPDSSRYFYSEGYAERLAKNEPQKQLSKEFVREWLMENGFQGKEGQKVPEMTEEKVNQISERYIELYEQIIGEKFIKADAKDINARIEKNISDCLKTLK
- a CDS encoding translation initiation factor, which produces MAKSKKNIVYSTNPDYNYEYDDESVEETLAPNKQKLRVLLDKKQRKGKVVTLIEGFVGTPDDLKELGKILKSKCGGGGSAKDGEILIQGDHRDKIMELLKAEGYQVKRVGG
- a CDS encoding PLDc N-terminal domain-containing protein encodes the protein MCRLCRQIITFKFCTSISQIKKIMILSILFDIWLLTKLIGILLPVIAIVDILRRDLLGINRLIWILLVVFIPFVGSIIYFVNRTTYKAKF
- a CDS encoding TraR/DksA C4-type zinc finger protein, producing the protein MPDKNRIQIVIQIIDRILRLENEIVILKDLTQPISPDCAIGRVSRMDAINNKSVNEAALRKKEIQLSALKESFKNIDSDDFGKCIKCGITIPIGRIMIMPESKKCVDCAGK